Proteins from a genomic interval of Corynebacterium deserti GIMN1.010:
- the typA gene encoding translational GTPase TypA has translation MTHPEFRNVAIVAHVDHGKTTLVNAMLEQSGVFSDHGEVADRVMDSGDLEKEKGITILAKNTAIRRKGAGKDGNDLVINVIDTPGHADFGGEVERALSMVDGVVLLVDASEGPLPQTRFVLGKALAAKMPVIIAVNKTDRPDARIDEVVEEAQDLLLELASALDDEEAAAAAEQLLDLPVLYTSGREGKASTENPGNGNVPDSPDLMPLFETLYEVLPEPTANIDGPLQAHVTNLDSSTFLGRIGLVRVHAGTLRKGQQVAWIHYDEEGNQHTKTAKIAELLATVGVTRVPATEVVAGDIAAISGIEDIMIGDTLADPENPIALPRITVDEPALSMTIGVNTSPMAGRGGGDKLTARVIKARLEQELIGNVSLKVLPTERPDAWEVQGRGEMALSILVETMRREGFELTVGKPQVVTQTIDGKLHEPYEIMVVDVPAEYQGNVTQLMATRKGLMQTMSTTPGSDWIRMEFRIPARGLIGFRTTFMTETRGTGIANSYSDGLDVWAGEIKGRAHGSLVADRSGQITAYALTQLADRGTFFVEPGTETYEGVVVGSNNREEDMDINPTKEKKLTNMRAASADTTVTLAKAHSLSLDEALEFCGFDECVEVTPEVLRVRKVILNATERGRARSRAKNLNK, from the coding sequence GTGACCCATCCAGAGTTTCGTAACGTAGCGATCGTCGCGCACGTTGACCACGGAAAGACCACACTCGTTAACGCCATGCTTGAGCAGTCTGGTGTCTTCAGTGACCACGGCGAAGTTGCAGACCGTGTGATGGATTCCGGTGACCTGGAAAAGGAAAAGGGCATCACCATCCTGGCGAAGAACACTGCCATCCGTCGTAAGGGCGCAGGCAAGGACGGCAACGACCTTGTTATCAACGTCATTGACACCCCAGGTCACGCCGACTTCGGTGGCGAGGTTGAGCGTGCACTGTCCATGGTTGACGGCGTTGTTTTGCTTGTCGACGCCTCTGAAGGCCCACTGCCACAGACCCGCTTCGTGCTGGGCAAGGCGTTGGCTGCCAAGATGCCAGTGATCATCGCGGTGAACAAGACTGACCGCCCTGACGCTCGTATTGACGAAGTTGTTGAAGAGGCACAGGATCTGCTCCTCGAGCTTGCTTCCGCACTTGACGATGAAGAGGCAGCCGCAGCAGCTGAGCAGCTTCTTGATCTCCCAGTTCTCTACACCTCCGGCCGCGAGGGCAAGGCTTCCACTGAGAACCCAGGCAACGGCAACGTTCCTGATTCCCCAGACCTGATGCCACTGTTTGAGACCCTCTACGAGGTTCTCCCAGAGCCAACCGCGAACATTGATGGCCCTCTGCAGGCTCACGTCACCAACCTTGACTCCTCCACCTTCCTTGGTCGTATCGGCCTGGTTCGTGTTCACGCAGGTACCTTGCGTAAGGGCCAGCAGGTTGCATGGATTCACTACGACGAAGAAGGCAACCAGCACACCAAGACCGCTAAGATCGCCGAGCTGCTTGCAACCGTTGGTGTGACTCGTGTTCCTGCAACCGAAGTTGTTGCCGGCGACATCGCTGCAATCTCCGGTATTGAGGACATCATGATTGGCGATACCCTCGCAGATCCTGAGAACCCTATTGCACTCCCTCGCATCACTGTTGATGAGCCTGCACTGTCCATGACCATTGGTGTCAACACCTCTCCAATGGCTGGCCGTGGCGGCGGAGACAAGCTGACCGCTCGTGTTATCAAGGCTCGCCTTGAGCAGGAACTGATCGGTAACGTGTCCCTCAAGGTTCTGCCAACCGAGCGTCCAGACGCGTGGGAAGTTCAGGGTCGTGGCGAAATGGCGCTGTCCATCCTCGTTGAGACCATGCGTCGTGAAGGCTTCGAGCTCACCGTAGGTAAGCCACAGGTTGTTACCCAGACCATCGATGGCAAATTGCACGAGCCTTATGAGATCATGGTCGTTGACGTACCTGCTGAGTACCAGGGCAATGTCACCCAGCTCATGGCAACCCGTAAGGGGCTCATGCAGACGATGTCCACCACCCCGGGTTCTGACTGGATCCGCATGGAGTTCCGCATCCCAGCTCGTGGCCTCATTGGCTTCCGTACCACTTTCATGACGGAAACCCGTGGCACCGGCATTGCCAACTCCTACTCTGACGGCCTGGATGTGTGGGCTGGCGAAATCAAGGGCCGCGCCCACGGCTCCTTGGTTGCAGACCGCTCCGGCCAGATCACTGCATACGCTCTTACCCAGCTCGCAGATCGCGGTACCTTCTTCGTCGAGCCAGGCACCGAGACCTACGAAGGTGTCGTTGTTGGTTCCAATAACCGCGAAGAGGATATGGACATCAACCCAACCAAGGAAAAGAAGCTCACCAACATGCGTGCTGCTTCCGCTGACACCACTGTCACCTTGGCTAAGGCTCACAGCCTGTCCCTCGATGAAGCTCTTGAGTTCTGTGGCTTCGACGAGTGCGTTGAGGTTACCCCTGAGGTTCTTCGCGTGCGTAAGGTCATCCTTAACGCTACCGAGCGTGGTCGTGCACGTTCCCGCGCAAAGAACTTGAACAAGTAA
- a CDS encoding DUF402 domain-containing protein, which yields MTDLHPVKQEIFNTAESVNTDPKGFLRNVDTFKVTDFGLYMARGANHPKFGYLESWLLPELGLRANIFHFREGVDERQDYYIDVAEIIVKDNIWTTRDLYVDLISVCGEPVTVMDIDELAAATSAGLITADDAERAIDATLNAVEGITRHGDDPMQWLRSKGIELTWADASQVELVPAEH from the coding sequence ATGACTGATCTTCATCCCGTCAAGCAAGAAATCTTTAACACCGCCGAATCTGTCAACACTGACCCGAAGGGCTTCCTCCGCAACGTTGACACTTTCAAGGTGACTGATTTCGGCCTGTACATGGCTCGCGGCGCCAACCACCCCAAGTTTGGATACTTGGAAAGCTGGCTTCTCCCCGAGCTTGGTCTTCGCGCCAACATTTTCCACTTCCGCGAAGGCGTGGATGAACGCCAGGATTATTACATCGATGTGGCTGAAATCATTGTTAAAGACAACATCTGGACCACCCGTGACCTGTATGTTGACTTGATTTCTGTGTGCGGCGAGCCGGTCACCGTCATGGATATCGATGAACTCGCTGCAGCCACCTCAGCTGGGCTTATTACTGCCGACGACGCCGAGCGTGCTATCGACGCCACCCTCAACGCAGTCGAGGGCATTACCCGCCACGGCGATGACCCCATGCAGTGGCTGCGTTCCAAGGGCATCGAGCTGACTTGGGCTGATGCCAGCCAGGTCGAGCTGGTACCGGCAGAGCACTAA
- a CDS encoding Rv1157c family protein, with translation MTKNTTRLLAVAASVALAFPAIPVASAVTPVEQAFNISSNMSSGLPVDQWGRPNEQVRQQIQQAVNQPWVPQEVKDIVSQAMGFISGDGDGGEIQVPNDAPRIAQFFWPTRAENCIGGNSASVGSAFAVPGPAPLPVPGVGEGQTSFTFTALGTGPLAEQQNTAMTVQWANLSNFTHGTTTLGNTGINPDGPSTISGVADTGRGIIVAYTSGGLTTTTDSGSANCNFIPTAVVFDVR, from the coding sequence GTGACAAAGAACACCACTCGACTGCTCGCAGTCGCAGCCTCTGTAGCTCTCGCATTCCCGGCAATCCCGGTGGCGTCGGCTGTCACCCCAGTTGAGCAAGCCTTCAACATCTCATCAAATATGTCTAGCGGACTCCCCGTCGACCAATGGGGACGCCCCAATGAACAGGTGCGTCAGCAAATCCAGCAGGCTGTCAACCAACCGTGGGTACCGCAAGAAGTCAAAGACATCGTTTCTCAAGCCATGGGATTCATTTCCGGAGATGGTGACGGCGGCGAAATCCAGGTTCCCAACGATGCACCCCGTATCGCGCAGTTCTTCTGGCCCACCCGTGCCGAAAACTGCATCGGTGGAAACTCCGCCTCTGTCGGTTCTGCCTTCGCTGTTCCAGGACCTGCACCTCTCCCCGTCCCCGGAGTGGGCGAAGGACAAACTTCCTTTACCTTTACTGCTCTTGGCACAGGTCCACTTGCTGAACAACAAAACACCGCAATGACTGTTCAGTGGGCCAACCTCAGCAACTTCACCCATGGCACCACCACATTGGGCAACACCGGGATCAACCCGGATGGGCCTTCAACGATTTCCGGTGTGGCAGACACAGGACGCGGCATAATTGTCGCCTACACGTCCGGTGGCCTGACCACGACGACCGATAGCGGTTCCGCGAACTGCAATTTCATTCCGACTGCCGTCGTATTCGATGTGAGGTAA
- a CDS encoding YkvI family membrane protein — MVTQILRVAFAFVGIIVGAGFASGQEVMQYFVAFGVDGIWGVIMSAVIMSVMALIILQLGSYFNAGEHGGVFRRVSHPVFSKILDIGVVVTLFSTGFVMFAGAGSNLNQQWGLPLWVGSVLMVLLVIAAGMLDVDKVTTVIGAITPFIIIFLTLASIYTLVKGTLSPIEQLDAAAGAVSTTLPHWSVAAVNYVGFNMMVAVSMAVVIGGSMFNPRVAGRGGLVGGLILGFLIIISALTLFVSVEEVGQDDMPMLTIINQLHPVLGQIMALVIYGMIFNTALGMFYALGRRITAKNPGRFRPVYVVTVLVGFVLSFVGFRNLVGYVYPILGYIGLLLIAVMIVAWVRGRVRIYKETERRMRIVDLLEIGREGSLTVADQAKLRKEIEESNLDEEQIKAATKKN; from the coding sequence ATGGTTACCCAAATTCTAAGAGTGGCATTCGCCTTCGTGGGCATTATTGTGGGCGCGGGTTTCGCGTCTGGCCAGGAAGTTATGCAGTATTTCGTGGCTTTTGGTGTGGACGGAATCTGGGGTGTCATTATGTCAGCCGTCATCATGTCAGTCATGGCGTTGATTATTTTGCAGTTGGGTAGTTACTTCAACGCAGGCGAACACGGTGGGGTGTTCCGCAGGGTGAGCCATCCTGTGTTCTCTAAGATTTTGGACATCGGCGTGGTCGTCACGTTGTTTTCAACGGGCTTTGTGATGTTCGCTGGCGCTGGCTCCAATTTGAATCAGCAGTGGGGGCTGCCTCTATGGGTGGGCTCAGTGCTCATGGTGTTGCTGGTAATCGCGGCAGGCATGTTGGACGTGGATAAAGTCACGACCGTTATCGGTGCGATCACGCCGTTCATCATTATTTTCTTGACCCTGGCATCGATTTACACGCTGGTGAAGGGAACCTTGAGCCCCATTGAGCAACTCGATGCCGCAGCTGGCGCTGTGAGCACGACGCTTCCGCACTGGTCGGTGGCGGCAGTGAACTACGTCGGATTCAACATGATGGTTGCCGTATCCATGGCCGTGGTGATCGGTGGCTCGATGTTTAATCCACGCGTCGCCGGTCGAGGTGGCCTTGTCGGTGGATTGATTTTGGGCTTCTTGATCATCATCAGTGCACTGACCCTGTTTGTTTCCGTAGAAGAAGTCGGCCAAGACGATATGCCGATGCTGACCATCATCAACCAACTCCACCCTGTTTTGGGACAAATCATGGCATTGGTGATTTACGGCATGATCTTCAACACCGCGCTGGGCATGTTCTACGCGCTGGGGCGTCGCATCACTGCCAAGAACCCAGGCAGGTTCCGCCCTGTGTATGTGGTGACTGTGCTCGTTGGTTTCGTGCTCAGCTTCGTGGGCTTTAGGAACCTAGTCGGCTACGTTTACCCAATCTTGGGCTACATCGGTCTGTTGCTTATTGCCGTGATGATCGTTGCGTGGGTGCGTGGACGCGTTCGTATTTACAAGGAGACGGAGCGCCGCATGCGCATTGTTGACCTGCTTGAAATTGGCCGGGAAGGCTCCCTGACTGTTGCAGATCAGGCGAAGCTGCGGAAAGAAATTGAAGAATCCAATTTGGATGAAGAGCAGATCAAAGCTGCAACCAAGAAGAACTAG
- the mshB gene encoding N-acetyl-1-D-myo-inositol-2-amino-2-deoxy-alpha-D-glucopyranoside deacetylase produces the protein MHNNDLAGARVVAVHAHPDDEAITTGGVLADLATRGADVTVITCTLGEQGEVIGDTFAQLVNGDADQLGGFRIHELYASLQILGVRGIHLGGAGCWRDSGMVGDPANDHPRAFIHSGGAAVEQLVSLLEALRPHLLITYGPDGGYGHPDHIRAHEITHEAATRVSEKVGVQRILWAVTDRAELEEGLAAITGIPEGWGTGSLAAIDDIDLAVELTDTVYATKVESMRAHATQLWIADGSTSLTNPVAAYAQTTQANLKVWALSNLIAQPIMRHEHYQLGAGMPLPADATGVLDGLEF, from the coding sequence TTGCACAATAATGACCTTGCTGGCGCTCGGGTAGTGGCAGTTCACGCGCATCCTGATGATGAAGCCATCACCACCGGCGGTGTTCTGGCAGATCTCGCGACACGCGGCGCTGATGTCACAGTGATTACCTGCACGTTGGGTGAACAGGGAGAGGTGATTGGCGATACTTTTGCACAGCTCGTCAACGGCGATGCTGACCAATTAGGTGGCTTTAGGATCCATGAACTCTACGCATCACTCCAGATTCTGGGAGTACGCGGTATTCATTTGGGGGGTGCTGGTTGTTGGCGCGATTCCGGCATGGTGGGCGATCCTGCAAACGATCACCCTCGGGCATTTATTCATTCTGGTGGCGCAGCGGTCGAACAGCTGGTGTCCCTCCTGGAGGCTCTTCGCCCGCATCTGCTGATCACCTATGGTCCCGACGGCGGTTACGGCCACCCAGACCATATTCGCGCGCATGAAATCACCCATGAGGCAGCAACAAGGGTGTCAGAAAAAGTCGGCGTACAGCGCATCCTGTGGGCCGTGACAGACCGTGCAGAACTCGAGGAAGGATTGGCTGCGATCACAGGCATTCCAGAAGGCTGGGGGACAGGCTCACTGGCGGCTATCGATGATATAGATCTGGCCGTGGAACTTACCGACACCGTGTATGCCACAAAAGTAGAATCCATGCGCGCACACGCCACCCAGCTGTGGATAGCCGACGGTTCCACCTCCCTGACCAACCCCGTAGCTGCTTATGCTCAAACTACGCAAGCAAACCTCAAGGTGTGGGCACTGTCCAACCTCATCGCGCAACCCATCATGCGCCACGAACACTACCAACTTGGTGCCGGCATGCCACTGCCTGCTGACGCCACCGGTGTGTTGGATGGACTGGAGTTTTGA
- a CDS encoding GtrA family protein, giving the protein MSSEQKTWGFRFVRASRQFIKFGIVGGSGTLVNLVIAALSKKIAGWSADIHEGDAFMNLLGTEFHIRWYHVFMTIAFLVANTWNYQLNRMWTFKTSTIVSWWRGFFPFLATGLVAFVVSQVTATLLMNETSPIALSSEIFDDSTGFRTKFYWALVISIFVSMPVNFFVNKYWTFRKRTTRVVVESEPV; this is encoded by the coding sequence TTGAGTTCCGAGCAAAAAACCTGGGGTTTCCGCTTTGTGAGAGCTTCCAGACAGTTCATCAAGTTCGGAATTGTCGGCGGATCCGGCACCCTGGTGAATCTAGTGATTGCAGCCCTGTCCAAAAAGATCGCTGGATGGTCGGCAGACATTCACGAAGGCGATGCCTTCATGAATCTCCTTGGCACGGAATTTCATATCCGCTGGTACCACGTCTTCATGACCATCGCATTCCTAGTGGCCAACACGTGGAATTACCAGCTCAACAGAATGTGGACTTTCAAGACCTCCACGATCGTTTCCTGGTGGCGCGGATTCTTCCCATTCCTGGCCACGGGTCTGGTCGCCTTCGTGGTCAGCCAGGTCACCGCGACGCTGCTCATGAACGAGACGTCACCCATCGCGTTGTCTTCCGAAATTTTCGACGACTCCACGGGATTCCGCACGAAGTTCTACTGGGCTCTGGTCATTTCCATCTTTGTTTCCATGCCGGTGAACTTCTTCGTCAACAAGTACTGGACTTTTAGAAAGCGTACGACGCGCGTCGTCGTCGAGTCCGAGCCGGTTTAA
- the fdxA gene encoding ferredoxin produces the protein MTYTIAQPCVDVLDRACVEECPVDCIYEGKRMLYIHPDECVDCGACEPACPVEAIFYEDDVPDEWIDYNDANAAFFDDLGSPGGAAKLGPQDFDHPMIAALPPQA, from the coding sequence ATGACTTACACAATCGCACAGCCCTGCGTTGACGTCTTGGATCGTGCCTGCGTTGAAGAATGCCCGGTTGACTGCATCTACGAAGGTAAGCGCATGCTATACATCCACCCGGATGAGTGCGTTGACTGCGGTGCTTGTGAGCCGGCATGCCCTGTTGAGGCAATCTTCTACGAAGACGATGTCCCAGATGAGTGGATTGATTACAACGACGCCAATGCGGCATTCTTCGATGATTTGGGCTCCCCAGGTGGTGCTGCCAAGCTTGGACCACAGGATTTCGATCACCCAATGATCGCTGCGCTGCCTCCTCAGGCATAA
- the dapD gene encoding 2,3,4,5-tetrahydropyridine-2,6-dicarboxylate N-succinyltransferase, protein MTQASATGIATITTSGDVLDVWYPAPQLGAGFSDVPELAELTGDDADRGVTRTIVNTSIDTETAPADAYDAWLRLHLLSHRLVRPHEVSLDGIFGLLTNVVWTNFGPCAVEGFQLTRARLARRGQVTVYSVDKFPRMVDYVVPSGVRIGDADRVRLGAYLSEGTTVMHEGFVNFNAGTLGSSMVEGRISAGVTVDDGTDVGGGASIMGTLSGGGQHVISLGKRCLLGANSGCGIPLGDDCIIEAGLYVTAGTKVLVGGELVKASSLAGSNGLIFRRDSVSGQVVAVPNSKVVELNADLHAN, encoded by the coding sequence ATGACTCAAGCATCCGCAACAGGAATTGCAACCATAACCACCTCCGGCGACGTCCTCGACGTTTGGTACCCGGCCCCACAATTGGGAGCCGGGTTTTCCGATGTCCCAGAACTTGCAGAACTCACCGGTGACGACGCAGACCGCGGAGTAACCCGCACCATCGTCAACACCTCTATTGACACCGAGACCGCACCCGCCGATGCTTACGACGCATGGCTGCGTCTCCACCTCCTCTCCCATCGCCTGGTCCGCCCACACGAGGTCAGCCTCGACGGCATCTTCGGCTTGCTCACCAACGTTGTCTGGACCAACTTCGGACCATGCGCCGTTGAAGGATTCCAGCTCACCCGCGCTCGCCTGGCACGCCGTGGACAGGTGACGGTGTACAGCGTGGACAAGTTCCCACGCATGGTTGACTACGTTGTTCCATCAGGCGTGCGCATTGGTGACGCTGACCGTGTCCGCCTCGGCGCATACCTTTCCGAAGGCACAACCGTCATGCACGAAGGATTCGTGAACTTCAACGCTGGTACCCTTGGATCCTCCATGGTGGAAGGCCGTATTTCCGCTGGTGTCACCGTTGATGACGGCACCGACGTTGGCGGTGGCGCATCCATCATGGGCACCCTGTCCGGTGGTGGACAGCACGTCATTTCTCTGGGCAAGCGTTGCCTCCTCGGCGCAAACTCAGGCTGCGGAATCCCACTTGGCGACGACTGCATCATCGAGGCCGGCCTCTACGTCACAGCCGGCACCAAGGTGCTTGTCGGCGGCGAACTGGTGAAGGCTTCCTCCCTCGCAGGCTCCAACGGCTTGATCTTCCGCCGCGACTCCGTCAGCGGTCAGGTTGTGGCAGTGCCAAACTCCAAGGTCGTCGAACTAAACGCTGACCTTCACGCTAACTAG
- the dapC gene encoding succinyldiaminopimelate transaminase, with translation MTSRTPLASVLPDFPWDSLADAKAKAASHPDGIVNLSVGTPVDPVAPSIQIALSEAAGFSGYPQTIGTKGLREAIKAALLRRYNMTELVDASVLPVVGTKEAIALLPFALGISGTVVIPEVAYPTYEVSVVAAGCTVKRSDSLLKLGPEIPSMMFINSPSNPTGKVLGIPHLRKVVKWAQENNVILAADECYLGLGWDDENPPISILDPRVCDGDHTNLIAIHSLSKTSNLASYRAGYLVGDQTLISELTEVRKNLGLMVPYPIQQAMIAALNDDDQEAGQKLIYAKRRAKLMRALLEAGFTIDDSEAGLYLWATRGEPCRDTVDWFAERGILVAPGDFYGPRGTEHVRVAMTETDERVDALFSRLS, from the coding sequence ATGACATCTCGAACCCCGCTTGCTTCTGTCCTTCCTGATTTTCCCTGGGACTCCCTCGCTGACGCGAAAGCGAAGGCAGCGTCCCACCCGGACGGGATCGTGAATCTTTCTGTCGGCACTCCAGTTGACCCGGTCGCGCCCAGCATTCAGATCGCACTGTCAGAAGCAGCGGGGTTCTCTGGCTACCCACAAACCATTGGCACCAAGGGGTTGCGGGAAGCTATCAAGGCAGCGCTTTTGCGCCGCTACAACATGACTGAGCTTGTCGACGCCTCTGTTCTCCCCGTCGTGGGTACCAAAGAGGCCATCGCGTTGCTTCCCTTCGCATTGGGCATCTCCGGCACCGTGGTCATCCCAGAAGTTGCCTACCCAACCTACGAAGTCTCTGTTGTGGCAGCAGGTTGCACTGTCAAACGATCGGATTCTCTGCTCAAACTGGGCCCAGAGATCCCATCGATGATGTTTATCAACTCTCCCTCCAACCCCACCGGCAAAGTCCTCGGCATCCCACACCTGCGCAAAGTGGTGAAGTGGGCTCAGGAAAACAATGTGATCCTCGCCGCCGACGAATGCTACCTTGGCCTTGGCTGGGACGATGAGAACCCACCAATTTCCATCCTGGACCCTCGGGTCTGCGATGGCGACCACACCAACCTGATCGCCATCCACTCCCTGTCCAAGACCTCCAACCTGGCGTCCTACCGCGCAGGTTACCTCGTAGGCGATCAAACTCTCATCAGTGAGCTCACTGAAGTCCGCAAGAACTTGGGTCTCATGGTTCCGTACCCCATCCAGCAGGCCATGATCGCAGCGCTCAACGACGACGACCAAGAAGCCGGACAAAAACTCATCTACGCCAAGCGACGCGCCAAGCTCATGCGCGCCTTGCTGGAAGCAGGCTTTACTATCGACGACTCCGAAGCTGGACTCTACCTCTGGGCCACCCGTGGCGAGCCCTGCCGCGACACCGTCGATTGGTTCGCTGAACGCGGCATTCTCGTCGCTCCTGGCGATTTCTACGGCCCTCGCGGAACCGAACACGTTCGCGTCGCCATGACCGAAACTGACGAGCGGGTAGACGCCCTTTTTTCACGACTGAGCTAA
- a CDS encoding ABC transporter family substrate-binding protein — protein sequence MRLSVRVLSVVASASLLVACQANPGPAPVEEPTITTTATTTATTTAGEEAPAQDRETISVGVDPFRNGFNPHLLADDSALVRDIASLVLPSAFVGNQMNTDLLDNVEQIDATTVRYTIAQEAQWSDGTPITGSDFEFLRRSITSTTGAINETAYKAISVINTSGGGKTVEVVFDQPIADWQLLFRNLLPSHLISGNSTFQTALYDSIPAAGGRYMVRSIDRGRGIITLSRNDRFWGDNPAHVEVLSFHSVNSSSRAGEYLRTGQSSFMNLTPRETLVDTLNLVPDTEVRVSDTERTLELVFNAEALAPQQRAYLATLIDVPLAARLAGGRSSNLSVAQTMEFGVDKPEIPELRIAADPADDAGLAAARAYVDMLARDGIQAQVVTTDLPSAMEGDFEAIITWTQNATNSVTLSDRYACGVNLAKWCADDTTEYINSVLAGDIAFDPSWEQSFNQANALRIPILHESRVEAKNNGIVGPTDESWPGGIASASQWRKNDLAQ from the coding sequence GTGAGATTAAGTGTTCGGGTTCTAAGCGTCGTCGCAAGTGCTTCCCTTTTGGTGGCTTGCCAGGCTAATCCAGGTCCAGCACCTGTTGAGGAGCCGACGATAACCACCACGGCAACGACAACGGCGACCACCACCGCAGGAGAGGAAGCGCCAGCGCAGGATCGGGAGACCATCAGCGTTGGAGTGGATCCGTTCCGCAATGGCTTCAATCCGCATTTGTTGGCTGATGATTCAGCTCTGGTGCGTGACATCGCCTCGTTGGTGTTGCCAAGTGCGTTTGTGGGCAATCAGATGAACACGGATTTGCTGGATAATGTCGAGCAGATCGATGCAACTACCGTTCGTTACACCATCGCGCAGGAGGCGCAGTGGAGCGATGGTACGCCGATTACAGGCTCTGATTTTGAGTTCCTGCGTCGGTCCATTACATCCACCACAGGAGCTATCAACGAGACCGCATACAAAGCGATTTCTGTGATCAATACTTCCGGCGGTGGCAAGACAGTGGAAGTTGTCTTTGATCAGCCCATCGCAGACTGGCAACTGCTTTTCCGCAATCTGCTGCCCAGCCACTTGATTTCTGGCAACTCCACCTTCCAAACAGCGCTTTATGATTCCATCCCAGCAGCTGGTGGACGTTATATGGTGCGATCGATCGACCGCGGGCGTGGCATAATTACGTTGTCGCGCAATGATCGTTTCTGGGGAGACAACCCCGCCCATGTGGAGGTCTTGTCCTTCCACAGCGTCAATTCGTCATCCCGGGCAGGCGAATATTTGCGTACGGGTCAGAGTTCTTTCATGAACCTCACACCGCGCGAAACACTCGTGGACACCCTCAACCTGGTGCCGGATACAGAAGTCCGCGTTTCGGACACTGAGCGCACATTGGAGCTGGTATTTAACGCCGAAGCGCTGGCACCGCAGCAGCGCGCGTACCTGGCAACGCTTATCGACGTCCCCCTTGCTGCCCGTCTTGCCGGCGGGCGAAGCTCAAATCTGAGTGTGGCGCAGACGATGGAGTTTGGCGTCGATAAGCCCGAAATACCTGAGCTGCGCATCGCCGCTGATCCCGCCGACGACGCTGGTTTGGCAGCCGCTCGGGCGTACGTGGATATGCTGGCACGGGATGGAATCCAGGCTCAGGTTGTGACTACAGACTTGCCTTCGGCGATGGAGGGCGATTTTGAAGCGATCATCACCTGGACCCAGAACGCGACTAACTCGGTAACGCTATCGGATCGTTATGCCTGCGGGGTCAATTTGGCCAAGTGGTGTGCCGATGACACCACGGAGTACATCAATAGTGTGCTGGCCGGCGATATTGCCTTTGATCCGTCTTGGGAGCAAAGTTTCAATCAGGCTAACGCACTACGGATTCCGATCCTGCATGAGAGCAGGGTAGAAGCAAAGAACAACGGTATCGTTGGGCCTACTGATGAAAGTTGGCCTGGTGGTATCGCAAGTGCATCACAATGGAGGAAGAATGACCTTGCACAATAA